From the genome of Desulfatiglans sp.:
GGCAATCCAGTTCGCGACATATTGCATCAAGTGTGCTGAACCGTATGCCCTTTACCTTTCCTGTTTTAAGAAGTGAAAGGTTGGTCATTGAAATGCCGATCTTCTCTGATAAATCGGTCAGAGACATTTTCTTTTTTGCCATCATTACATCTAGTCGTATTTCTATAGCCATGGAGTGATAATAATTGAGATATTTTAATTTGTCAATAAAGATTTTATGTTAAACATTAAATTATATCTGTTTAGAATAATATTTTATTGGTGAGGCAAACTTTAACTTTTCCTGAATACAGGTCATTTCCCGAATTCGTTAATTTGAGTAGAGCGGGACAATCCTATAATCTCCAGACAAGGTAAAAAATAAAACAAGTGAATCCGGTTAGCCCAACTTCCGTAGTAAATAAAATTAACAGAAAATAAGAGAAACAGGCAGAAGAAGAGCTGGTAACCCATTGATATATCGAGCAGGGGTTATAGAGAAAGTGTGAAAGCTAATGTAGTTCCGGCCAGGTACATTGACTTGATGATGGAAGGCGATATAATTGTCGCATATATATAAGGAAGAAGACATGGCTAAAAGGATAGAGGGATTTCAATTAACTTTTGTTTTATTGGAGTATCACTGAAGCCGTGAACATCGCAAGAAGCTATTCCAATCAAATTATTCACGCCAGGATAAGTAGCCTGATAAGGGAGCATTCCGAGAACAAAACGGACATACGCACTATCGCGAACGAAATGATCGACTGGGAAGGCGTACATCGCATGATAGATCTTGGCTGCGGTTACGGCTGGTTTGAAGAGGCGCTGAAAGATTCAATAACAAAAAATCTCGACCTTATTGCAGGCATCGATTATCTGAACGAAAATTACGATCCGTTCCTGCAATGTGCAAAAAAAATCTCCAGGGAGGCTGTATTCAAAAAAGTCATCCTCCCTGCCCCCCTGGATTTCCCGTCAGATTATTTTGACCTGGCAGTCTGCTCTTACTCGCTCTATTTTTTCCCTGACATTATCCGGGAGGTAAAACGGATTCTTCGCAGGGACGGTATTTTCCTGGTTATAACTCACAGCGAGAGAATGCTCGAAGAAGGAATGCGCTTTTTTGACTTTAATAATTTACGGACTGTCATAGAAAATTTTTCCGCCGAGAACGGGGAATCGATACTAGGCCAGTATTTCAGTCGATTACGATCAATCGATTATCCCAATTCCCTTATTTTCCATGAAGGCGAAGATAAAGACCTTGCGGAATATATTAATTTCAAATATGAGTTTATCAAAAAAGACGCGGACCCTGATCTTGTGCGGGATACAATGGTTAATGAACTGAAAAAAAACGGGATATTATCTCTGAATAAAAATGATAAAATATTTTTGGTAAAGAAATGAAAAAAAAGAAATACTGTAATTTTTGCGGGAAAGAACTCGTATCGGAATTTATTGACGAGAAA
Proteins encoded in this window:
- a CDS encoding helix-turn-helix transcriptional regulator, translated to MAIEIRLDVMMAKKKMSLTDLSEKIGISMTNLSLLKTGKVKGIRFSTLDAICRELDCQPGDILEYLVEFV
- a CDS encoding class I SAM-dependent methyltransferase, translated to MNIARSYSNQIIHARISSLIREHSENKTDIRTIANEMIDWEGVHRMIDLGCGYGWFEEALKDSITKNLDLIAGIDYLNENYDPFLQCAKKISREAVFKKVILPAPLDFPSDYFDLAVCSYSLYFFPDIIREVKRILRRDGIFLVITHSERMLEEGMRFFDFNNLRTVIENFSAENGESILGQYFSRLRSIDYPNSLIFHEGEDKDLAEYINFKYEFIKKDADPDLVRDTMVNELKKNGILSLNKNDKIFLVKK